DNA sequence from the Alteribacter lacisalsi genome:
ACCCGTTACGAGCTTTATCATCTGCGCCATATCATTGAAGAGGTTGATCCTACGGCATTTACAAATATCGTTCAGACCACTGGAGTTTTCGGGATGTTCCGGAAGGACTGAGTGATTCAATATAAGCTTCGCTTCACGCCGTCCGTTCGTTTACCGCGGCGATGCCGGCTGGCATCCTCGGCTGGAGCGTGAGAAAACGGCTTCAAAAAAGGCCGTGTAACGTTCTCCGGTTCCTGACGACTAATGTATCAGAACGAACAGAGATTGTGAGGAGGCATGCCAGTTATGAAAGCAGCAAAATGGATGAAAGGCATCTCGTTCTCTTTTTTCGCGCTCGCACTTGCAGCCTGCGGAACCGGTGATGACCCGACGGGTGGCTCAGCTGATCCTGATGAAGAAAACGGAGAAGAACAGAGCGAAGAAGAGGCATCTGTCAGTGAATACGATCTTACTTTTACAATGTATGTTGAAGAAGACGGTGACACGCTTCGTACAATTATGACGATTGAAAACGAAACAGACGAGGAAATCCGGCTGGATTTTGCATCAAGCCAGGAATATGATGTGGTGATCGAGGAAGACGGAAGCACCGTTTACCAGTATTCAGAAGGCCAGATGTTCACCCAGGCTCTCGTAAGTGAAACGATAGAGCCCGGCGGAGAATATGTGATTGAAGATGTATGGGAGGCAGGGGAAGACCTGTCCGGCCGCACACTTGAAGTGGAGGCTATGCTGAACATTTTCTCTATTGATAACGAAGAAATCGACAACAGTGTCTTCACCCTTAATAAAATGGTGGACCTGTAAGCATACGTGAGAGCGTCCCGAATCGGGACGTTCTTTTTTATACCCAGATATATACCCAGAAAAAAATAATATTGACTCGCGGAAATTATGGAAGTATGATTTAAGTAATCGATTACGTAATCGATTACTTAAATCATAGGGAGTCGTTGCAAAGTGAGTGTTAAGAATAATGAAGCAACGCAGATCAGAATAAAAGACGTGGCATTAAAAGCAGGTGTTTCGACGGCTACCGTTTCTCATGTGATAAATGAGACGCGTTACGTGGCAGAGAAAACCAGAGAAAAAGTATTGGACTCAATGAAAGCGCTTAACTACCACCCTAATTCGGTTGCCAGAAGTCTGCGAAGTAATAAAACAAAGATTATTGGTCTGCTTATTCCGGTAAAGGAAGCAGACACGTCAAATTTTTTCTTTATGTCCATTGCCCACGGAATTGAAAGCAAGTTAAATGAAAGCGGTTACCAGGTGATTCTGAGTAATTCCAAAGAAGATGAGGCACTGGAGCAGAAGCAGCTGCGAATGTTTGCTTCACAGAACGTGGATGGGATGATCATTGCTTCAGCGGGT
Encoded proteins:
- a CDS encoding BsuPI-related putative proteinase inhibitor, which gives rise to MKAAKWMKGISFSFFALALAACGTGDDPTGGSADPDEENGEEQSEEEASVSEYDLTFTMYVEEDGDTLRTIMTIENETDEEIRLDFASSQEYDVVIEEDGSTVYQYSEGQMFTQALVSETIEPGGEYVIEDVWEAGEDLSGRTLEVEAMLNIFSIDNEEIDNSVFTLNKMVDL